One Maribacter cobaltidurans genomic window carries:
- a CDS encoding abortive infection family protein, whose translation MKITEKTIRFLGRALCGDTGLVPYKSGPQLVDFFVNYGADDQYGEGFPSRWRYTEEKIREYNGTKFLKSILEDSVDPRDFMESDINICETIKTFNELLNFDGYELKKVGAFYKIADSKGILVEPETVTGINHDFIQEQIKKCNEKIEQGDFNGAITNARSLAEAVMIEIIEEHEGKEIKNDGKIENLYKQVKKILNLTIDPKTMPQTVLQILSGLDSIVGGLAGLSNNSGDRHANKFNTKKHHARLAVNSTMTLVDFLLESKEYQK comes from the coding sequence ATGAAAATAACAGAAAAAACAATTAGATTTTTAGGTAGAGCATTATGTGGAGACACAGGATTAGTGCCTTATAAAAGTGGACCTCAATTAGTTGATTTTTTTGTTAATTATGGAGCGGACGACCAATATGGAGAAGGCTTTCCATCAAGATGGCGATATACAGAAGAAAAAATTCGAGAATATAATGGAACAAAATTTTTGAAATCGATATTAGAAGATTCTGTTGACCCAAGAGATTTTATGGAGTCAGATATTAACATATGTGAAACCATAAAAACATTCAATGAACTTTTAAATTTTGATGGTTATGAATTGAAAAAAGTTGGAGCTTTTTACAAAATAGCCGACTCAAAAGGAATATTAGTAGAACCAGAGACCGTGACTGGAATTAATCACGATTTTATTCAAGAACAAATTAAAAAATGTAACGAAAAAATTGAACAAGGAGATTTCAATGGAGCGATTACGAATGCGAGAAGTCTTGCCGAAGCAGTTATGATTGAAATTATCGAAGAACACGAAGGAAAAGAAATTAAGAATGACGGAAAAATAGAAAACCTTTATAAACAAGTAAAGAAAATTCTAAACCTGACCATTGACCCGAAAACAATGCCACAAACAGTTTTGCAAATTCTTTCTGGATTAGATTCAATTGTAGGAGGACTTGCTGGTTTAAGTAATAACTCTGGAGATAGACACGCGAATAAATTTAACACTAAAAAACATCACGCTAGATTAGCAGTTAACTCAACAATGACTCTAGTTGATTTTTTATTAGAAAGTAAAGAATATCAAAAATAA
- a CDS encoding SDR family oxidoreductase has translation MKIGITGATGQLGQLVVQKLKDKNPDAKLVALVRNPDKAKPLGIEAKAFDYEQPEALPKALEDIDRLVFISGSEIGKRETQHKNVINAAKQAQVKQIAYTSLLHADTSPMILAPEHLATEKMLQDSGIPHTILRNGWYTENYTAGLKQAVEQGAIIGSAGDGKISSATREDYAEAIAETIINDDHTGKTYELAGDQTFTMQDLAAEVSKQTGKNIEFVNLPEAEYAQKLQEIGLPEGMAKAFASLDYSASKNDLHDESGELARLINRPTTSLSQAVKTGLN, from the coding sequence ATGAAAATAGGAATAACAGGTGCTACAGGCCAACTGGGCCAATTAGTAGTACAAAAGCTAAAAGACAAGAATCCCGATGCCAAATTAGTGGCACTCGTGCGAAATCCCGATAAGGCAAAACCTTTAGGTATAGAGGCCAAAGCTTTCGATTATGAACAACCAGAAGCTTTACCAAAGGCTTTAGAGGACATAGATCGTTTGGTTTTTATATCGGGAAGCGAGATAGGTAAACGTGAAACCCAACATAAAAATGTAATCAATGCGGCAAAACAAGCTCAAGTTAAGCAAATTGCCTACACCAGCTTGCTGCACGCCGATACGTCGCCAATGATATTAGCTCCAGAACACCTTGCTACCGAAAAAATGCTGCAAGACTCGGGCATTCCGCACACGATTTTACGTAATGGATGGTACACCGAAAATTATACTGCGGGATTAAAGCAAGCAGTAGAGCAAGGTGCTATAATTGGTAGTGCGGGAGATGGAAAAATTTCATCAGCAACACGTGAAGACTATGCCGAAGCTATAGCCGAAACCATCATAAACGATGACCATACAGGCAAAACGTATGAATTGGCTGGTGATCAAACCTTCACCATGCAGGATTTGGCTGCCGAAGTGAGCAAACAAACGGGTAAAAACATCGAATTTGTGAACCTTCCAGAAGCAGAATATGCACAAAAGCTACAGGAAATTGGATTACCTGAAGGGATGGCCAAAGCGTTTGCGAGTTTAGATTATAGCGCTTCTAAAAACGATTTGCATGATGAAAGTGGCGAACTCGCCCGTTTAATTAACCGTCCCACTACTTCTTTATCACAGGCGGTTAAAACTGGATTGAATTAA
- a CDS encoding IS110 family RNA-guided transposase, with protein sequence MNKYKETFGVDISKDVFDVHGSNIGHSQYKNDETGFRKYLKELPQGSLVVMEATGYYHYRLAQFLYKNGVIVSVVNPLSIKRFIQMKLAKVKTDKSDAKAICEYALSNDVPLYNSLTDTQSECLQLFRLLDTYLKQRTATKNKIHGEAVLGIPSKFVHRSLVRNKKQLDKEVIAIESKILSLVKEDQQEQLTLITSIPGIGQKTALFLIVVTDGFSKFENASQLCSYVGITPTIRESGSSVRGRARISKVGNRKLRNLLFLCSFTACKHNKACKEVYERIVNKGKSKKLALIAVANKLLKQSFAIARSGLPYDEGFVSVLTRR encoded by the coding sequence ATGAATAAATATAAAGAAACTTTTGGAGTCGACATCAGTAAGGATGTCTTTGATGTACATGGTAGTAACATTGGTCACAGCCAGTATAAGAACGATGAAACGGGATTCAGGAAATACCTTAAGGAATTGCCCCAAGGTTCATTGGTGGTTATGGAAGCTACCGGTTATTATCATTATAGACTTGCACAGTTTCTTTACAAAAACGGAGTAATCGTTTCTGTTGTAAATCCATTGTCCATAAAGCGTTTCATACAAATGAAACTGGCCAAGGTAAAGACGGACAAAAGTGATGCAAAGGCTATTTGTGAATACGCTTTGTCCAATGATGTTCCACTCTACAATTCCTTGACGGATACCCAGAGTGAATGTTTACAGTTGTTCCGGTTATTGGACACCTATTTAAAACAACGTACCGCAACTAAGAACAAGATACATGGAGAAGCTGTTCTGGGTATTCCCTCAAAGTTTGTCCATCGTTCCTTGGTGCGTAACAAGAAGCAGCTTGATAAGGAGGTGATAGCCATCGAATCAAAAATCCTTTCCTTGGTAAAAGAAGACCAACAAGAGCAATTGACCTTAATCACCAGTATACCGGGAATAGGTCAAAAGACCGCATTGTTCTTGATAGTTGTGACGGATGGTTTTTCCAAGTTCGAGAATGCATCACAGCTCTGTAGTTATGTCGGAATTACCCCAACGATCAGAGAATCGGGGAGCAGCGTTAGAGGTCGTGCACGGATAAGCAAAGTGGGCAATAGAAAGCTACGTAATCTTTTGTTCCTATGTTCCTTTACCGCCTGCAAGCACAACAAGGCATGTAAGGAGGTATATGAGCGAATCGTGAACAAGGGGAAGAGCAAGAAACTGGCATTGATAGCTGTAGCCAACAAGCTTCTTAAACAGAGTTTTGCAATCGCCAGATCCGGATTGCCCTATGATGAGGGTTTTGTCTCTGTTCTGACTAGAAGGTAG
- a CDS encoding YceI family protein, protein MKKVLILLAITFLNVNVFAQANWKVDPYHSSLNFNISHSGISIVNGKFMEYTGNLTTNGEALEGANVDFTVKVTSINTNVEDRDNHLRSADFFEVEKYPEMTFKSTKILATGKPDQYLLYGDLTIKDVTKPVIFDVYYGGTAKSDQGEKLGLKAKTTINRFDYNINYDPTAAGIGKDVNIVVHLQFAKQ, encoded by the coding sequence ATGAAAAAAGTACTGATTTTATTAGCAATTACATTTTTGAATGTAAACGTATTCGCACAAGCAAACTGGAAGGTAGACCCTTACCATTCGTCCTTAAATTTCAATATTTCACATTCCGGAATTAGTATCGTGAATGGGAAATTTATGGAATATACCGGAAACCTTACTACAAATGGGGAAGCTTTAGAAGGGGCAAATGTTGATTTTACTGTTAAAGTAACAAGTATCAATACCAATGTAGAAGACAGGGACAACCACTTGAGAAGTGCTGATTTTTTTGAAGTTGAAAAATATCCAGAAATGACTTTTAAAAGCACGAAAATCTTAGCTACTGGAAAACCTGATCAGTATTTATTATATGGCGACCTAACCATAAAAGATGTAACCAAACCCGTGATTTTTGATGTGTACTATGGCGGAACTGCCAAAAGTGACCAGGGCGAAAAATTAGGATTGAAAGCCAAAACCACCATTAACAGATTTGACTACAATATTAATTATGATCCTACCGCAGCAGGTATTGGCAAAGATGTAAACATAGTGGTGCACTTACAGTTTGCCAAGCAGTAA
- a CDS encoding tyrosine-type recombinase/integrase produces MYLKLKRSVELSGKSQSTLTNYARCLSHIALHFKCSPLDLDEEQVLDYLHVLKSRHKTPSSSFFKHTVYGLRYAYRISNRKEMQVMLPAIERPKKLPVVLSCREVKQLLKAPKLLKHRLVLALLYGCGLRCFELCNLQLKDLDFDRMMLHVRQGKGRKDRYVPLSRMQIRGLKTYLAAENPCTWCFTGNNTEGRPVPLSTQGVRWIVREARKHSGIQKEVTTHSLRHSYATHLLEMGLDIMSVKDLLGHADIQTTLTYLHVAQLGRQKPFSPLDRLYKE; encoded by the coding sequence TTGTATCTCAAACTAAAACGTTCTGTTGAACTATCGGGCAAAAGCCAAAGCACCCTGACCAACTATGCCCGCTGTCTTTCACACATAGCCCTGCATTTTAAGTGCAGTCCACTCGATCTGGATGAAGAACAGGTGCTGGATTATCTACATGTTTTAAAGTCCCGGCACAAGACCCCGTCGAGCAGCTTCTTCAAGCATACCGTTTATGGTCTGAGGTATGCCTACCGGATATCAAATCGTAAAGAGATGCAGGTAATGCTCCCCGCTATTGAGCGTCCCAAAAAACTCCCTGTAGTTTTAAGTTGTAGGGAAGTAAAGCAACTCTTAAAAGCCCCAAAACTACTGAAGCACCGTCTGGTATTGGCGCTGCTTTATGGCTGCGGACTGCGCTGTTTTGAACTGTGCAACCTACAGTTAAAAGATCTGGATTTTGATCGTATGATGCTTCACGTCCGCCAAGGCAAAGGCAGGAAAGATCGGTATGTACCCTTGTCGAGGATGCAGATCCGCGGACTTAAAACATATCTTGCGGCAGAAAATCCTTGCACCTGGTGCTTCACTGGGAACAATACCGAAGGGCGTCCAGTCCCGCTTTCTACCCAAGGGGTTCGCTGGATTGTACGGGAAGCCCGTAAACATAGTGGTATTCAAAAGGAAGTGACCACCCACAGCCTGCGCCACAGTTATGCTACCCACCTTCTGGAAATGGGCTTGGATATTATGAGTGTAAAGGACCTTTTGGGGCACGCAGATATACAGACCACACTGACCTACCTTCACGTGGCACAACTGGGCAGGCAAAAGCCTTTCAGTCCACTGGATCGGCTCTACAAAGAGTAA
- a CDS encoding cupin domain-containing protein, producing MSKIIIFLTFMCVLGCAEKHESLNTTIKSFGFNEIPDSSFVINPKVEFDMSDYIIQPKNLKKYYDHPGELGYIAQGEDYDFKSLSVIMAKALPNGGPPLHTHDIEELHVVYDGKVEYIINGKRFIANGPYIVKIPAGVPHAFMNRGEIPVNVVGILPENNTSYHELGPNPLLHK from the coding sequence ATGTCCAAAATTATAATCTTTCTGACTTTTATGTGCGTGCTCGGATGTGCTGAAAAGCACGAATCATTGAACACAACTATTAAATCTTTTGGATTCAATGAAATTCCTGATTCAAGTTTTGTGATTAATCCAAAGGTAGAATTTGACATGTCTGATTATATTATTCAGCCTAAGAATTTAAAGAAATATTATGACCATCCTGGCGAACTTGGTTACATAGCTCAGGGTGAAGATTATGATTTTAAATCACTTTCAGTAATAATGGCGAAGGCATTGCCAAATGGCGGGCCACCATTGCACACTCACGACATTGAAGAATTGCATGTAGTTTATGATGGTAAGGTGGAATATATTATAAATGGAAAACGATTTATAGCAAATGGACCATACATTGTGAAAATTCCAGCAGGAGTCCCGCATGCATTTATGAATCGAGGAGAAATCCCAGTAAATGTTGTGGGTATATTACCAGAAAACAACACGAGTTATCACGAACTTGGACCAAACCCATTGTTACATAAGTGA
- a CDS encoding IS91 family transposase, whose amino-acid sequence MASAAHEVAQVLNRNRESLADCCATSWQLRTLHALRKCRTAALGGHIDHCTNPSCNTLHLSYNSCRNRHCPKCQGHKREQWIRAREEELLNVPYFHVVFTLPSELNRLCLYEPKLLYGLLFKTSWEVIAGFASNPKFLGAGPGMIAILHTWGQNLSLHPHLHCIVPGGGATKSGKWKPARNKGKYLFPVKAMSKVFRARFVAGLRKKIKTEQPEALYQSLFKKEWVVYCKRPFLGPPQVVEYLGRYTHKIAISNHRIKNLDDSGVVFSVKDYRHGGNKSLMYLSDTEFIRRFALHILPKGFVRIRHYGILSAYHKRKSLDHLGKTLGKVQLQEKPPLQHRICPSCKKGELVTLHTFTARGPPAHWITKLKKYTKAQ is encoded by the coding sequence ATGGCATCCGCTGCTCACGAAGTGGCCCAGGTATTAAATCGCAACAGGGAGTCTTTAGCAGACTGTTGTGCCACCAGCTGGCAACTAAGGACCCTGCACGCCCTGCGCAAATGTCGTACGGCTGCCCTGGGCGGTCACATTGACCACTGCACGAATCCATCCTGTAATACCTTGCACCTGAGCTACAACAGTTGCCGCAACCGGCATTGCCCAAAGTGTCAGGGGCACAAAAGGGAACAATGGATCAGGGCACGGGAAGAAGAGCTCTTGAACGTTCCTTACTTCCACGTGGTATTTACCCTGCCTTCAGAACTCAACCGCCTGTGCCTGTACGAACCCAAACTGCTGTATGGCCTGCTGTTCAAAACTTCATGGGAAGTCATAGCGGGGTTTGCTTCCAATCCTAAGTTTTTAGGTGCCGGTCCCGGGATGATCGCCATCCTGCATACCTGGGGACAGAACCTGTCCCTGCATCCGCACTTGCATTGTATCGTGCCCGGTGGTGGGGCAACCAAAAGTGGTAAGTGGAAACCTGCCCGGAACAAGGGGAAATACCTGTTCCCGGTCAAGGCCATGAGCAAGGTATTCCGTGCCCGCTTTGTTGCAGGGTTACGTAAAAAAATTAAAACAGAACAACCAGAGGCCCTTTACCAAAGCCTGTTCAAAAAAGAGTGGGTCGTCTATTGCAAGCGTCCGTTTTTAGGGCCACCTCAGGTAGTGGAATACCTTGGTCGCTATACCCATAAAATTGCGATCAGCAACCACCGAATCAAAAACCTGGATGACAGCGGCGTGGTGTTTTCGGTAAAAGATTACCGCCACGGGGGAAACAAATCCCTGATGTACCTGAGCGATACTGAATTCATCAGGCGCTTTGCCCTGCACATACTCCCTAAGGGGTTTGTGCGCATCCGCCATTATGGGATATTAAGTGCTTACCATAAACGCAAAAGTCTTGACCACTTGGGTAAAACCCTGGGGAAGGTACAGCTCCAAGAAAAACCGCCCCTGCAACACCGAATCTGCCCATCTTGTAAAAAGGGAGAACTGGTGACCCTGCATACGTTTACCGCACGGGGACCACCGGCACACTGGATCACAAAACTTAAAAAATACACTAAAGCACAGTAA
- a CDS encoding siderophore-interacting protein gives MKVIPGHTCRVIKKTQLTKNMLRIDFEISQSNSAIVFKPGCYVKLHLPVANRKKPKVRTYTLKNYDEVNKILTIDFALHQPAGIATNWAMCAWAIELNALFLFGAVGLIFTGAGKYSIDYRLGKKTA, from the coding sequence ATGAAGGTTATTCCAGGACATACATGTCGTGTAATTAAGAAAACTCAACTAACAAAAAATATGCTGCGCATAGATTTTGAAATTTCGCAATCTAATTCGGCTATTGTATTCAAACCAGGTTGCTATGTAAAGTTACACCTCCCTGTGGCCAACCGAAAAAAGCCTAAAGTGCGCACTTATACTTTAAAAAATTACGATGAGGTCAATAAAATTCTCACTATAGATTTTGCATTGCACCAACCCGCCGGCATAGCAACAAACTGGGCAATGTGTGCTTGGGCTATTGAACTGAACGCTTTATTCTTGTTTGGCGCTGTGGGGCTAATTTTTACGGGAGCAGGAAAATATTCAATTGATTATCGGTTGGGTAAAAAAACGGCCTAA
- a CDS encoding IS1182 family transposase, with amino-acid sequence MQGKKDYQEKLFAHFQLSERIPENNFYRRLKGALDLDFLYPLTKGYYGESGQKSIDPVVFFKLCLVGYLENIISDRKLIDHCSMRLDILYFIGYDIDEELPWHSTISRTRQLFPESVFEEVFTKVLGMCADKGMVSGHTQAIDSAPVKANASMDTLELKVPEEELQEHLRKVRVLSSMDKEVPHRKSKGDRSDNGQRSISASEKELNAIKGRNKKWAKDQDQRPGAGNKGAKYTSNKTHYSPTDPDARISVKPGKARKLNYLGQLSVDTAHHVITDIRAYHADGKDNQHLPDIVKRVKRRLWKEGLVWENCVADTGYSSGENYAFLEARGLKSFIPPHGTYKGGPDGFTYNNTEDHYICPQGKVIPFTKVFLDYRTKTKKKEYRARKHVCLGCPLRARCLGKSAQEKKFTVTYYRAEYERNIARVEGPQGRYMKGKRQSTVEPVFGTLIEFMGLRKINTIGLKQANKAMHLSAIAYNLKKYLKFDQKRSIPIAIGSGAGKLALLFFIKNRCQELERKLVGLPKNLDCPSS; translated from the coding sequence ATGCAGGGAAAAAAGGATTACCAGGAAAAACTGTTCGCACATTTCCAGTTGAGCGAGCGTATACCCGAGAACAATTTCTACAGGCGTTTGAAAGGGGCTTTGGACCTTGACTTTCTCTACCCTTTGACCAAGGGGTATTATGGCGAAAGCGGCCAGAAGAGCATCGACCCGGTGGTCTTCTTCAAACTGTGCCTTGTGGGCTATCTGGAGAACATTATCAGCGACCGCAAGCTGATCGACCATTGTTCGATGCGCTTGGACATCCTTTACTTCATCGGCTACGATATCGACGAGGAGCTGCCATGGCATTCTACGATAAGCCGTACGCGCCAACTGTTCCCGGAAAGTGTGTTCGAGGAAGTCTTCACCAAGGTTTTGGGTATGTGCGCGGACAAGGGTATGGTCAGCGGGCATACCCAGGCGATCGACAGTGCGCCGGTAAAGGCGAACGCTTCTATGGATACCTTGGAACTGAAGGTACCGGAGGAAGAACTGCAAGAACACCTGCGGAAGGTGCGGGTCCTTAGTTCGATGGATAAAGAAGTGCCCCATCGCAAGAGCAAGGGCGACAGGTCGGATAATGGGCAGCGCAGTATAAGTGCAAGTGAAAAGGAGCTAAATGCAATTAAGGGCCGCAACAAGAAGTGGGCGAAGGACCAGGACCAACGGCCGGGGGCCGGTAACAAGGGGGCCAAGTATACCAGTAACAAAACACATTACAGCCCCACGGACCCCGATGCGCGTATAAGCGTAAAGCCGGGCAAGGCGAGAAAGCTGAACTACCTGGGCCAGTTGAGCGTTGATACGGCCCACCACGTCATTACGGACATCAGGGCCTACCATGCGGACGGGAAGGACAATCAACACCTCCCGGACATCGTAAAGCGCGTAAAACGCAGGCTCTGGAAAGAAGGCCTGGTATGGGAGAACTGCGTGGCCGACACGGGGTACAGCAGTGGGGAGAACTACGCCTTTCTGGAAGCCCGGGGACTGAAGAGCTTCATCCCGCCCCATGGCACGTACAAGGGTGGTCCGGACGGGTTCACCTATAACAATACGGAAGATCATTATATCTGTCCACAGGGCAAGGTGATACCATTTACCAAAGTGTTTTTGGATTACCGCACCAAGACAAAGAAGAAGGAGTACCGCGCAAGAAAGCATGTCTGCCTTGGCTGTCCCTTACGGGCACGGTGCCTGGGCAAAAGCGCACAGGAAAAGAAGTTCACCGTTACCTATTACCGGGCCGAGTACGAAAGGAACATTGCCCGGGTCGAGGGCCCACAGGGCAGGTATATGAAGGGCAAACGGCAGAGCACGGTCGAGCCCGTTTTCGGCACCCTGATAGAGTTTATGGGGCTCAGGAAGATAAATACCATAGGATTGAAACAGGCCAACAAGGCGATGCACCTCTCGGCAATCGCGTACAACCTGAAAAAATACCTGAAATTCGACCAAAAACGTTCCATCCCGATAGCTATCGGGAGCGGGGCGGGGAAACTTGCTTTGTTATTTTTTATAAAAAACAGGTGCCAAGAACTTGAAAGAAAACTTGTAGGGTTGCCCAAAAATCTAGATTGCCCATCGTCCTAA
- a CDS encoding YceI family protein translates to METTKWAIDPTHSEITFKVKHLMISNVKGEFKTFQGTIDGEDFTKATISANIDASSISTNNDDRDTHLKSPDFFEVEKYPEITFVSKSIKKVDDDEYQLVGDLTIKGTTKEITLDTEFGGYMKDPYGNEKAGFSINGKLNRKDFGLNWNAALEAGGVMVGNEIKINAEVQFVKQ, encoded by the coding sequence ATGGAAACAACAAAATGGGCAATAGACCCAACACACAGCGAAATTACATTTAAAGTAAAACACCTGATGATTTCTAACGTAAAAGGAGAATTTAAAACCTTTCAAGGAACCATAGATGGCGAAGATTTTACAAAAGCAACCATTTCGGCAAACATTGATGCAAGTTCTATATCAACGAACAATGATGATCGAGACACGCATCTAAAAAGCCCCGACTTCTTTGAAGTTGAAAAATATCCGGAAATTACATTTGTGAGCAAATCCATTAAAAAAGTAGATGATGATGAATACCAATTAGTAGGTGACCTTACAATTAAAGGTACTACAAAAGAAATCACACTAGATACCGAGTTTGGAGGTTATATGAAAGACCCTTACGGAAACGAGAAAGCAGGTTTTTCCATAAATGGTAAACTGAACCGAAAAGACTTTGGCCTTAATTGGAATGCCGCCCTGGAAGCCGGAGGTGTAATGGTTGGAAATGAGATAAAAATTAATGCAGAAGTTCAATTTGTAAAACAATAA
- a CDS encoding helix-turn-helix transcriptional regulator, with the protein MNKLFHIFRVDEEEAKKISGQPDEPHNHEFEELLIGIEGELEHFIDFNTTKIQSPFVSFVTKGKVHRVVPKLHNGKCDIWAIRFKSEFIPETTFQLYSFYHTQANLELEKGHCFQRLVTLCEMIYAETQQDTTDLSIIRQLLGVLFTMIEAERKKLEPQDEPIQKTQHISFGNFLTILEENYRRPFGVEFYAEKLFMSSRNLNIICQNILAQSVSEIIETRKLIEAKNLLISTEKTISEIAYELGYNENSYFSNVFKKKAGQSPGKFREEMKNRLIS; encoded by the coding sequence ATGAACAAACTATTCCACATATTCAGAGTTGACGAAGAAGAAGCAAAAAAGATTTCTGGACAACCTGACGAACCCCACAATCACGAGTTTGAAGAGTTATTAATTGGCATTGAAGGTGAATTGGAGCATTTCATTGATTTTAACACTACCAAAATCCAATCTCCTTTTGTGAGTTTCGTAACCAAAGGAAAAGTACACAGAGTAGTTCCAAAGCTACATAATGGCAAATGCGATATTTGGGCAATTCGTTTTAAAAGCGAATTTATTCCAGAAACCACATTTCAACTCTATTCGTTTTATCACACTCAAGCAAATTTAGAACTTGAAAAAGGACATTGTTTTCAGAGACTGGTTACCCTTTGTGAGATGATTTATGCCGAAACACAACAAGACACAACAGACCTTTCCATAATAAGGCAACTATTGGGTGTCCTGTTCACGATGATAGAAGCCGAACGAAAAAAGTTAGAACCACAAGACGAGCCTATTCAAAAAACGCAACATATATCCTTCGGAAACTTCCTGACGATTCTTGAAGAAAATTACCGAAGACCATTTGGTGTGGAATTCTATGCGGAAAAACTTTTTATGTCGTCAAGGAATTTGAACATCATCTGCCAAAATATTTTAGCACAGAGTGTTTCAGAAATAATCGAAACCCGAAAATTAATTGAAGCTAAAAACCTATTGATCTCTACAGAAAAAACCATATCTGAAATAGCTTATGAATTGGGCTACAATGAGAATTCTTATTTTTCTAACGTCTTTAAAAAAAAGGCAGGTCAATCGCCAGGTAAGTTCCGTGAAGAGATGAAAAATAGGTTAATTTCCTAA
- the ygiD gene encoding 4,5-DOPA-extradiol-dioxygenase produces the protein MTLKDLNKMTSTMSNTGKMPVLFLGHGSPMNAIEENEFVSAFRKLGQEIIRPNAILCISAHWETKGTFVTAMQNPPTIHDFGGFPQALFDVQYPAKGSPELAEETKSIITKTEVGLDDKWGLDHGAWSVIKHLYPNADIPVIQMSIDYSKPARYHYELAQELNSLRHKGVLIIGSGNMVHNLRRVSWNKLNEEFAFDWAIEANEKMKSHILSGDHQKLIDFKSQGKAFDLAIPTPEHYLPLLYTLALKEENEKVTLFNDKSVGGSLSMTSLKIEPN, from the coding sequence ATGACATTAAAAGATTTAAACAAAATGACCTCAACAATGAGTAACACAGGTAAAATGCCTGTGCTTTTCTTAGGTCACGGCAGCCCTATGAATGCCATTGAAGAAAACGAATTTGTTTCGGCATTCAGAAAATTAGGTCAAGAAATTATAAGACCAAATGCGATTCTTTGTATTTCAGCACATTGGGAAACTAAAGGAACATTTGTAACAGCAATGCAAAATCCACCAACCATTCACGATTTTGGTGGTTTTCCACAAGCATTGTTTGACGTTCAATACCCAGCAAAAGGAAGCCCAGAATTGGCGGAAGAAACCAAAAGTATTATTACCAAAACAGAAGTTGGATTAGACGATAAATGGGGGCTTGACCATGGAGCTTGGAGCGTAATCAAACATTTATATCCAAATGCCGATATTCCGGTCATACAAATGAGCATTGATTATTCGAAACCGGCAAGGTATCATTACGAATTGGCTCAAGAGCTAAATAGCCTTCGCCATAAAGGCGTTTTAATTATTGGAAGCGGTAATATGGTGCACAACCTGCGTAGGGTGTCCTGGAACAAGCTAAACGAAGAATTTGCTTTCGATTGGGCTATCGAAGCCAACGAAAAAATGAAAAGCCATATTTTAAGTGGAGACCATCAAAAACTTATCGACTTTAAATCGCAAGGAAAAGCATTTGATTTAGCCATCCCAACACCTGAGCATTATTTGCCTTTACTTTATACCTTGGCATTGAAAGAAGAAAATGAAAAGGTAACATTGTTTAACGACAAATCTGTTGGAGGTTCATTGTCAATGACTTCTTTAAAAATAGAACCTAATTGA